One window of Dyadobacter sandarakinus genomic DNA carries:
- the dacB gene encoding D-alanyl-D-alanine carboxypeptidase/D-alanyl-D-alanine endopeptidase: MKLPAVFALLLLCSSCPAQVVDSLALSNLKDAVAELGNSELLRSGTLALSVKSVRENQPVAAFNSEKSLPSASTLKLVSTATVLSVFGGDYRFQTFLESDGQVKGDSLLGNLYIRGTGDPSLGSDRFKGYLSTSALLDRWVAAVKKAGVRVITGRVIPDASYFDGLTVASTWIWGDIGNYYGAGVEGLNINENLYRARFRPGAEPGDPAAFLGIEPDIPYLQLTSQVTTGERGSGDKTIFYGNPLSNSVIFTGTIPAGVPLFTVKGSLPGAALYAGYALQQKLTTSGITVLETPKSGSVPAGTRRSLDEYQSPPLRELCQQTNFWSINLYADAFLKMAGKRLGGSSDYDHAAQAVTAFWLGRNADVRGFYIKDGSGLSPSGSVTTSSLTDILNAASREKSFDDFYKSIGILGVNGTVRNLGKGSRAAGNMRVKSGSIEGTRAYAGYVTSRSGALLSFSVIAHKYLPGSNRLITDELVRMMKLIGEL; this comes from the coding sequence ATGAAACTACCGGCGGTATTTGCGCTTCTGCTACTGTGCTCCTCATGCCCTGCCCAGGTAGTGGACAGCTTAGCGCTCAGCAACTTAAAAGACGCTGTTGCCGAGCTGGGCAACAGCGAGCTGTTAAGAAGCGGTACCCTTGCACTGAGTGTAAAATCGGTCAGGGAAAATCAGCCGGTAGCTGCGTTTAATTCCGAAAAGTCGCTTCCCTCAGCCTCTACCCTCAAACTGGTCTCTACCGCCACCGTGCTCTCCGTATTCGGAGGCGACTACCGCTTCCAGACTTTCCTGGAAAGTGACGGGCAGGTCAAAGGGGATAGTTTATTGGGTAACCTGTACATCCGCGGCACCGGCGATCCTTCCCTGGGAAGTGACCGCTTCAAAGGCTACCTGAGTACCAGTGCATTGCTGGACCGGTGGGTGGCGGCCGTCAAAAAAGCCGGTGTGCGGGTAATTACCGGCAGGGTCATTCCCGATGCATCTTACTTCGATGGTCTTACGGTCGCCAGTACGTGGATCTGGGGTGATATCGGCAACTATTATGGCGCAGGGGTAGAAGGGCTGAACATCAATGAAAACCTGTACCGGGCCAGGTTCAGGCCGGGAGCTGAGCCGGGCGATCCTGCTGCTTTTCTCGGTATTGAGCCCGACATTCCCTACCTGCAACTGACCAGCCAGGTAACCACCGGCGAGCGCGGGTCGGGGGATAAAACGATTTTTTACGGCAACCCGCTGAGCAATTCGGTCATATTTACCGGTACGATTCCGGCTGGTGTTCCGCTATTTACGGTCAAGGGATCCCTGCCCGGAGCCGCATTATATGCCGGATATGCATTGCAGCAAAAATTAACCACATCGGGCATTACTGTTCTTGAAACGCCAAAGTCGGGCAGCGTGCCCGCTGGTACACGCCGCAGCCTCGACGAATATCAGTCGCCCCCATTGCGGGAACTGTGCCAGCAGACCAACTTCTGGAGTATTAATCTTTATGCGGATGCATTTCTCAAAATGGCCGGCAAGCGACTTGGCGGCAGCTCCGACTACGACCATGCAGCGCAGGCGGTGACCGCATTCTGGCTCGGCCGCAATGCGGATGTCAGGGGATTTTACATCAAGGACGGAAGTGGTCTTTCTCCCTCAGGTTCTGTGACCACCAGCAGCCTGACCGACATCCTTAATGCGGCTTCCAGAGAAAAGAGCTTTGATGATTTTTATAAAAGCATTGGGATCCTGGGAGTTAATGGTACTGTCAGGAATCTGGGGAAAGGTTCGAGGGCAGCCGGCAATATGCGCGTGAAAAGTGGTTCCATCGAAGGTACCCGTGCGTATGCGGGTTACGTAACATCACGCTCCGGGGCGCTTCTGAGCTTTTCTGTCATCGCCCACAAGTACCTGCCCGGAAGCAACCGGCTCATCACGGACGAGCTTGTGCGCATGATGAAGCTGATAGGGGAGTTATAA
- a CDS encoding acetyl-CoA carboxylase carboxyltransferase subunit alpha, whose product MRTYLDFEKPMAELESKLEEMKALAQENNVDFSGAIALLEGNITDLRKEIFENLTRWQRVQLSRHPDRPYTMDYIELICDEFIELHGDRQVRDDPAIIGGLANLGGQSVMLIGQQKGRNTKQRQHRNFGMPNPEGYRKALRLMKLAEKFNKPIVTLIDTPGAFPGMEAEERGQGEAIARNLKEMFMLKVPVICIVIGEGASGGALGIAIGDRVLMLENTWYSVISPENCSAILWRSWDYKEQAAEAMKITARDMKRNQLIDGIISEPLGGAHLDHQWMAAELKRIILENVSELTAIEPQQRIDERIEKFCAMGVVIEA is encoded by the coding sequence ATGAGGACATATCTCGATTTTGAAAAACCTATGGCCGAGCTGGAAAGTAAGCTCGAAGAAATGAAAGCCCTGGCGCAGGAAAACAATGTTGATTTTTCTGGTGCCATTGCTTTGCTGGAAGGCAATATCACGGATCTGCGGAAGGAAATCTTTGAGAACCTTACCCGCTGGCAGCGTGTGCAGCTTTCCCGCCACCCCGACCGGCCTTATACAATGGATTACATCGAGCTGATCTGTGACGAGTTCATTGAGCTGCATGGAGACCGGCAGGTCAGGGATGATCCGGCTATTATCGGCGGTCTGGCTAATCTTGGTGGACAGTCGGTGATGCTCATCGGGCAGCAAAAGGGACGCAATACCAAGCAGCGTCAGCACCGCAACTTCGGGATGCCAAATCCTGAGGGGTACCGCAAAGCCCTGCGTCTGATGAAGCTGGCTGAAAAGTTTAACAAACCGATCGTTACCCTCATCGACACCCCGGGCGCTTTCCCGGGTATGGAGGCTGAGGAGCGCGGACAGGGTGAGGCCATCGCGCGGAACCTGAAAGAAATGTTCATGCTGAAAGTACCCGTGATCTGCATTGTGATCGGTGAAGGAGCTTCGGGAGGTGCGCTGGGCATTGCCATCGGTGATCGCGTGCTGATGCTGGAAAATACGTGGTATTCGGTGATTTCTCCTGAAAACTGCTCGGCAATTCTCTGGCGAAGCTGGGATTACAAGGAGCAGGCGGCAGAAGCCATGAAGATCACAGCCCGCGACATGAAGCGCAACCAGCTGATCGACGGCATTATTTCGGAGCCTCTGGGCGGTGCACACCTCGATCACCAGTGGATGGCAGCCGAGCTGAAAAGGATTATCCTGGAAAATGTGTCCGAGCTCACAGCCATCGAGCCGCAGCAGCGAATCGACGAGCGGATCGAGAAGTTCTGCGCGATGGGTGTTGTGATTGAAGCGTAA
- a CDS encoding MBL fold metallo-hydrolase RNA specificity domain-containing protein, whose translation MKLTFWGAAQQVTGSMFLLESDDYRVLIDCGSDFDLDEIGKKTRYEEQKSVFPFDPSLINTVLLTHAHIDHSGNIPNLYKEGFEGRVVCTEPTMALTSLLLQDAANLHQKRLNARTGSGKKKGGKKKREVPMDYYVEKNVKEAMENFVPVTFGQRYRIADNMSVIFYPAGHLLGAAHIVVEVFENGEKKKIGFSGDIGRANYPLLTDPQPIPQVDYLICESTYGNRLHENTVAPMDALADVIKRTCVDIPGRLIIPSFSVGRTQALLFTLNKMYLKHAFPYIKVFSDSPLAHSSTKVYQRFVRMLNKEARDFQEDNDLLFDFENLIYLESQDASRSVSNYNEPCIIISSSGMVQGGRVEQHVEANIGNPYATILMIGYASEGTLGWRLLHGQETISIRGKQLPVLANIEKIDVFSGHGDQNDLIRFVKTQDPEKLKGLFLVHGEQQSMAEFQSKIQQFGYNTVEIPLRGRTYEL comes from the coding sequence ATGAAATTGACATTCTGGGGAGCCGCCCAGCAGGTGACAGGCAGCATGTTCCTGCTCGAATCGGACGACTACCGTGTGCTGATCGATTGCGGTTCAGACTTTGATCTGGACGAGATCGGCAAGAAGACGAGGTATGAAGAACAGAAAAGCGTTTTTCCATTTGACCCCAGCCTCATCAACACGGTACTTTTAACACATGCCCACATCGACCACTCGGGAAACATCCCGAACCTGTATAAAGAAGGTTTTGAGGGAAGGGTTGTTTGTACAGAACCTACCATGGCGCTGACATCGCTGCTATTGCAGGATGCGGCCAATCTTCACCAGAAGCGCCTGAATGCGCGCACCGGCTCCGGCAAAAAGAAGGGCGGAAAGAAGAAACGGGAAGTACCCATGGACTACTACGTCGAAAAGAACGTAAAGGAAGCCATGGAGAACTTTGTTCCGGTGACTTTCGGGCAGCGGTACCGTATTGCCGATAATATGTCGGTGATCTTCTACCCGGCAGGCCATTTACTGGGCGCTGCGCATATTGTGGTGGAGGTATTTGAAAACGGGGAGAAGAAAAAAATCGGCTTCTCGGGGGATATCGGGCGCGCTAATTACCCGCTACTTACCGACCCGCAGCCGATTCCGCAGGTGGACTACCTGATCTGCGAATCGACTTATGGAAACCGCCTGCATGAGAATACGGTAGCCCCGATGGACGCACTGGCTGACGTGATCAAACGTACCTGCGTGGACATACCGGGCCGGCTGATTATTCCATCTTTCAGTGTGGGCCGTACGCAGGCGCTGCTTTTCACTTTGAATAAAATGTACCTGAAACATGCTTTCCCGTACATCAAGGTGTTTTCAGACAGTCCGCTGGCGCATAGCAGCACCAAGGTTTACCAGCGTTTTGTACGTATGCTGAACAAGGAGGCACGTGATTTCCAGGAGGATAATGACCTGCTTTTTGATTTTGAAAACCTGATTTACCTGGAAAGTCAGGATGCAAGCCGCTCGGTGTCCAACTACAATGAGCCCTGCATTATCATCTCCTCCTCCGGCATGGTTCAGGGAGGGCGCGTGGAGCAGCATGTTGAGGCAAACATCGGTAATCCTTACGCCACGATCCTGATGATCGGCTATGCCTCGGAAGGTACATTGGGATGGCGGCTGCTGCATGGACAGGAGACGATCTCGATCCGTGGAAAGCAATTGCCCGTCTTGGCTAATATTGAAAAAATTGACGTATTTAGCGGCCATGGAGATCAGAACGATCTGATCAGGTTCGTAAAAACGCAGGATCCTGAAAAGCTGAAAGGGCTTTTTCTGGTACATGGAGAGCAACAGAGCATGGCTGAGTTCCAGAGCAAGATTCAACAATTTGGTTATAATACGGTGGAAATACCATTGAGGGGCCGCACCTACGAACTGTAA
- a CDS encoding HAD family hydrolase, producing MKNDKIKNIIFDLGDVILNIDVPLASQSFAKLSGKEQQEVLAIFKEKEIFRQFETGLLDEASFRNYIREIIHLSDLSDDAVDTAWNSLLLDLPPERVSLIRNLSKSYRLFLLSNTSSIHITQVNKILKASTGIERLEDLFEKVYLSYEMGLMKPDPQIYQQVLDEAGLIAEETLFLDDNADNIAGAATLGIDTIHVQKPLTILEYLKDYAA from the coding sequence ATGAAGAACGATAAAATCAAAAACATCATTTTTGACCTGGGTGACGTCATTCTGAACATTGATGTACCCCTGGCTTCCCAATCATTCGCAAAGCTCAGCGGTAAGGAGCAGCAGGAGGTACTTGCCATTTTTAAAGAAAAAGAAATTTTCAGGCAGTTTGAAACAGGCTTGCTCGACGAGGCTTCCTTCCGGAATTACATCCGCGAGATCATTCACCTGTCGGACCTTTCCGACGATGCCGTAGATACTGCCTGGAACAGCCTCCTGCTCGACCTCCCGCCTGAGCGTGTTTCGCTCATCCGTAATCTGAGCAAAAGCTACCGCCTGTTCCTGCTCAGCAACACCAGCTCGATCCATATTACGCAGGTCAACAAAATCCTGAAAGCTTCCACGGGCATTGAAAGACTGGAAGACCTTTTTGAAAAAGTATATCTCTCCTACGAAATGGGTCTGATGAAGCCAGATCCGCAGATTTACCAGCAGGTGCTGGATGAAGCAGGTCTGATAGCCGAAGAAACGCTTTTCCTGGACGACAATGCGGATAATATTGCAGGTGCGGCTACCCTGGGGATCGATACAATCCATGTACAAAAACCGTTGACCATCCTGGAATACCTGAAAGACTATGCAGCCTAA
- a CDS encoding zinc-binding alcohol dehydrogenase family protein, whose product MKLLSCITPGTFEYQQAEKPVLQKDHTILKIRRIGICGTDLHAFEGTQPFFNYPRTLGHELAGEIVEMDNAPGFSVGEAVTFLPYFHCGECIACRNGKTNCCTSLKVSGVHIDGGMCEYYSVPSHTLVHGDGLSFDELALVEPLAIGAHGVRRAGVQPGEFVLVVGAGPIGLGTMEFARIAGGKVIALDINDSRLDFCRQKLGVEYTVNALSDDVPARLAEITGGDMPTVVIDATGSLRAINTAFAYLAHGARYVLVGLQKGEISFSHPDFHKREATLMSSRNATREDFTHVIACMKKGQVDPKTYITHRVTFGEVKEHFASWLDPANGVIKAMVSLGGA is encoded by the coding sequence ATGAAACTACTATCCTGCATTACGCCCGGTACATTTGAATACCAGCAGGCCGAGAAGCCTGTCCTGCAAAAGGATCATACCATTTTAAAGATCAGAAGAATAGGCATCTGCGGCACCGACCTGCATGCTTTTGAAGGTACCCAGCCTTTTTTCAACTATCCAAGAACCCTCGGCCACGAGCTGGCGGGAGAAATTGTTGAAATGGACAATGCCCCCGGTTTTTCAGTTGGTGAGGCCGTTACTTTCCTCCCCTACTTCCACTGTGGCGAGTGCATCGCCTGCCGCAATGGAAAAACCAACTGCTGCACGAGCCTGAAAGTTTCAGGTGTGCATATCGACGGTGGCATGTGCGAGTACTACTCGGTGCCTTCCCATACGCTGGTACACGGCGACGGGCTCAGCTTTGACGAACTTGCATTGGTTGAGCCACTCGCGATTGGCGCTCATGGGGTGAGACGCGCAGGTGTACAGCCGGGCGAGTTTGTGCTCGTGGTTGGTGCAGGGCCTATCGGTTTGGGAACAATGGAGTTTGCCCGCATTGCAGGCGGAAAGGTGATTGCACTTGATATCAATGATTCCCGGCTGGACTTCTGTAGACAAAAACTGGGCGTTGAATATACCGTCAATGCATTGAGCGATGATGTACCTGCGCGGCTCGCCGAAATAACGGGCGGCGACATGCCCACGGTCGTGATTGATGCAACCGGCAGCTTGCGTGCGATTAATACTGCATTTGCATACCTCGCTCACGGTGCGCGCTATGTGCTTGTGGGTTTGCAGAAAGGGGAAATTTCTTTCAGTCACCCCGATTTTCACAAGCGTGAAGCTACCCTGATGAGCAGCCGCAATGCCACGCGCGAAGATTTTACGCATGTGATTGCCTGTATGAAAAAAGGCCAGGTCGATCCCAAAACCTATATTACCCACCGGGTCACTTTCGGTGAAGTGAAGGAGCATTTTGCCAGCTGGCTTGATCCTGCAAATGGCGTGATCAAAGCAATGGTTAGCCTGGGCGGGGCTTAA
- the hslV gene encoding ATP-dependent protease subunit HslV gives MAIEKIHATTVLGVLHNGTVSLGADGQATMGNTVAKGNVKKVRALMGGKILAGFAGSTADAFTLIERFEEKLNAYGGNMKRAAIELAKDWRTDRYLRKLEAMMITASKDELLVISGTGDVLEPENGIAAIGSGGNYAQSAAQALKKHAPHLSAEEMVREGLTVAADLCIYTNHNFVIEKVVA, from the coding sequence ATGGCTATTGAAAAAATACACGCAACTACCGTACTGGGCGTACTGCATAACGGAACTGTCTCGCTGGGAGCCGACGGTCAGGCTACGATGGGAAATACGGTTGCGAAAGGAAATGTAAAGAAAGTACGTGCATTGATGGGAGGTAAAATCCTGGCTGGCTTCGCAGGCTCCACGGCGGATGCATTTACCCTGATCGAAAGATTTGAAGAAAAACTGAATGCATACGGCGGCAACATGAAACGGGCGGCCATTGAGCTCGCCAAAGACTGGCGCACCGACCGCTACTTACGCAAACTGGAAGCCATGATGATTACCGCAAGCAAAGACGAACTGCTGGTGATCTCCGGAACCGGCGACGTGCTCGAACCGGAAAACGGCATTGCGGCAATTGGCTCGGGTGGAAATTACGCCCAGTCGGCGGCACAGGCATTGAAAAAACATGCCCCGCATTTATCGGCAGAAGAAATGGTGCGTGAAGGACTTACGGTAGCGGCAGACCTTTGTATTTATACCAATCATAACTTTGTTATTGAGAAAGTAGTTGCCTGA
- a CDS encoding pyruvate dehydrogenase complex dihydrolipoamide acetyltransferase — protein MAEVIRMPKMSDTMEEGVIAEWHKKVGDKIKSGDILADVETDKATMEMESYYDGTLLYIGVKNGDSVPVDGVMAVVGEEGEDYNALLGGGAGNGAAPKEESKAASTEAAPPVETVTPEQEAKNPAPAPAVAAAKPAASTEKINATVVRMPKMSDTMEEGTLVSWQKKVGDQVKSGDILAEVETDKATMELEAYEDGTLLYTGIKEGEAVPVDGIIAVIGEEGANVEALLARENGEAPAESAAAPQPSENKEASADNADKATSVADSGDRIKASPLAKRLADEKGINLNQVAGSGDNGRIVKRDVDEFKPAAKAAAAPAAEAPAPAAQKSEAAAPAPAPSVPATGDFTDTPISQMRKTIARRLSESLFTAPHFFVTMEINMDKAMALRPQLNEVSSAKISFNDMVIKACAVALKQHPAVNSAWLGDKIRKYNYVNVGVAVAVDEGLLVPVIRDADKKTLSAISGEVKDLAGKAKDKKLQPKDWEGNTFSVSNLGMFGVDEFTAIINPPDSCILAVGGIKKVAAFKEDGTVYPVNIMKVTLSADHRVVDGATAAQFLLTVKKLLEEPMSMLV, from the coding sequence ATGGCGGAAGTAATTCGTATGCCGAAAATGAGCGACACCATGGAAGAAGGGGTGATCGCGGAGTGGCACAAAAAAGTAGGTGACAAAATCAAATCCGGAGATATCCTGGCTGACGTTGAAACTGACAAGGCTACGATGGAAATGGAATCTTACTATGACGGTACACTGCTATATATCGGCGTAAAAAATGGTGACTCTGTTCCGGTAGATGGGGTGATGGCAGTGGTTGGAGAAGAGGGTGAAGACTATAATGCGCTCCTTGGCGGCGGTGCCGGCAACGGTGCAGCTCCGAAAGAAGAGTCCAAGGCTGCATCCACTGAGGCAGCTCCTCCCGTGGAAACGGTAACGCCCGAGCAGGAAGCCAAAAATCCGGCCCCTGCCCCGGCAGTAGCGGCAGCAAAACCCGCAGCTTCAACAGAGAAAATCAACGCCACGGTTGTTCGCATGCCGAAAATGAGCGATACCATGGAGGAAGGTACGCTCGTCTCGTGGCAGAAAAAAGTGGGTGACCAGGTAAAATCAGGTGATATCCTGGCCGAAGTCGAAACAGACAAGGCTACGATGGAGCTCGAAGCATATGAAGATGGTACCCTGCTTTATACGGGTATCAAAGAAGGCGAAGCTGTACCTGTTGATGGTATTATCGCTGTCATCGGAGAAGAAGGTGCAAATGTGGAAGCATTACTCGCCCGTGAAAACGGTGAAGCACCTGCGGAGTCAGCAGCTGCTCCTCAGCCATCTGAAAACAAAGAGGCAAGTGCTGACAATGCAGATAAAGCAACTTCGGTAGCAGACTCCGGCGACCGCATCAAAGCGTCGCCCCTCGCCAAACGCCTGGCCGATGAAAAAGGTATCAACCTTAACCAGGTAGCAGGTTCCGGCGATAATGGCCGCATTGTTAAACGCGATGTAGACGAGTTTAAGCCGGCTGCAAAAGCTGCTGCTGCCCCGGCTGCGGAAGCACCTGCACCTGCGGCTCAGAAGTCCGAAGCTGCTGCTCCTGCACCCGCACCAAGCGTACCAGCCACGGGCGACTTTACGGATACGCCGATCAGCCAGATGCGCAAGACCATTGCGCGTCGCCTGAGCGAAAGCTTGTTCACCGCGCCGCATTTCTTTGTAACCATGGAAATTAACATGGACAAAGCGATGGCGTTGCGCCCGCAGCTGAACGAAGTGAGCTCTGCGAAGATCTCTTTCAATGATATGGTGATCAAAGCCTGTGCAGTTGCATTGAAGCAGCACCCTGCTGTAAACTCTGCGTGGCTGGGCGACAAGATCCGCAAATATAATTATGTGAACGTAGGTGTAGCCGTGGCAGTAGACGAAGGTTTGCTGGTTCCGGTAATCCGCGACGCAGACAAGAAAACGCTTTCAGCCATTTCCGGCGAAGTAAAAGACCTGGCCGGCAAAGCCAAAGACAAAAAACTGCAGCCGAAGGATTGGGAAGGAAATACCTTCTCGGTGTCTAACCTGGGCATGTTTGGTGTAGATGAATTTACTGCCATCATTAACCCGCCTGATTCCTGTATCCTCGCTGTCGGCGGCATCAAAAAGGTGGCTGCTTTCAAAGAAGATGGCACGGTTTACCCGGTGAACATCATGAAAGTAACCCTTTCGGCGGACCACCGTGTGGTAGACGGCGCTACGGCTGCCCAGTTCCTGCTCACTGTGAAAAAACTGCTGGAAGAGCCGATGAGCATGCTGGTTTAA
- the lepA gene encoding translation elongation factor 4 → MKNIRNFCIIAHIDHGKSTLADRLLEFTKTVTQREMQAQLLDNMDLERERGITIKSHAIQMSYLYKGEEYILNLIDTPGHVDFSYEVSRSIAACEGALLLVDASQGTEAQTISNLYLAINHDLVIIPVLNKIDLPGAMPEEIKDEMVDLLDCKREDIIPASGKEGIGIEDILNAIVERIPAPAGEPDGPLQALIFDSVFNSYRGIEVIFRVKNGSIRKGDKVKFMATGKEYIADEIGTLGLQQIPKQIVECGDVGYLISGIKVAKEVKVGDTVTHTDRPAKDAIVGFSEVKPMVFAGIYPVDTSEFEELREAMEKLQLNDAALVWEPETSAALGFGFRCGFLGMLHMEIVQERLEREFDMTVITTVPSVQFRVINTKDKLLNISAPSEMPEPNLIKIIEEPYINAQIISKAEYIGPILNLCMDKRGILKNQVYLTADRVELQFLIPLAEVVFDFFDKLKTISRGYASLDYDLAGYQESDMVKLDVMLNGEAVDALSAIVHRSKSYEWGKKLCEKLRELIPRQMFEIAIQAAIGQKIIARETVKAMRKDVLAKCYGGDISRKRKLLEKQKKGKKRMRQVGSVEIPQEAFMAVLKIN, encoded by the coding sequence ATGAAGAACATCCGCAATTTTTGCATTATTGCCCACATTGACCACGGCAAAAGTACGCTGGCCGACCGTCTGCTGGAATTTACCAAAACAGTGACCCAGCGCGAAATGCAGGCGCAGCTTTTGGATAATATGGATTTGGAACGTGAGCGCGGTATTACGATCAAGAGCCACGCAATCCAGATGTCTTACCTATATAAAGGCGAAGAATACATTCTCAACCTGATTGATACGCCGGGCCACGTCGACTTTTCATACGAGGTGTCGCGCTCGATTGCAGCCTGCGAAGGTGCATTGCTGCTGGTAGACGCATCACAGGGAACTGAGGCGCAAACAATCTCAAACCTTTACCTGGCGATCAACCATGATCTGGTGATCATTCCGGTTCTGAACAAAATTGACCTGCCGGGCGCCATGCCGGAGGAGATTAAAGATGAAATGGTGGACTTGCTGGACTGCAAACGGGAGGATATTATCCCTGCCAGCGGTAAAGAAGGTATTGGTATAGAAGACATTCTCAATGCAATTGTAGAACGCATTCCCGCGCCAGCCGGCGAGCCCGACGGACCTTTGCAGGCGCTGATCTTTGACTCGGTTTTCAACTCGTACCGGGGTATTGAAGTAATTTTCCGGGTTAAAAACGGCAGCATCAGAAAAGGTGATAAGGTCAAGTTTATGGCCACCGGAAAGGAATACATTGCCGACGAAATCGGTACATTGGGTTTGCAGCAGATACCGAAGCAAATTGTTGAATGCGGGGACGTAGGCTACCTGATTTCAGGTATTAAAGTGGCCAAAGAGGTAAAGGTCGGAGATACAGTCACGCACACAGACCGCCCTGCCAAGGATGCCATCGTCGGTTTTTCGGAGGTAAAGCCTATGGTATTTGCGGGGATTTATCCGGTGGATACCAGCGAGTTTGAGGAATTGCGCGAGGCGATGGAAAAGCTGCAGTTGAACGATGCGGCGCTTGTATGGGAACCTGAAACATCGGCTGCATTGGGCTTTGGTTTCCGTTGCGGGTTCCTGGGTATGCTACACATGGAAATTGTGCAGGAGCGCCTCGAACGTGAATTTGACATGACAGTGATCACCACCGTTCCCTCGGTACAGTTCAGGGTGATCAATACAAAAGACAAGCTTCTCAATATCAGTGCGCCTTCCGAAATGCCGGAACCGAACTTGATCAAAATCATTGAGGAGCCTTACATTAATGCCCAGATCATTTCCAAGGCAGAGTACATCGGTCCTATCCTGAACCTTTGTATGGACAAGCGCGGGATTTTGAAAAATCAGGTGTACCTGACGGCCGACCGCGTGGAGCTGCAATTCCTGATACCGCTGGCAGAAGTTGTTTTTGATTTCTTTGATAAGCTGAAAACAATTTCAAGAGGCTATGCTTCACTGGATTACGATCTGGCGGGCTACCAGGAGTCGGATATGGTAAAGCTGGATGTAATGCTCAATGGGGAGGCTGTGGATGCATTATCCGCCATTGTTCACCGTTCGAAGTCGTATGAGTGGGGTAAAAAACTCTGCGAAAAACTGCGTGAGCTGATCCCGAGACAAATGTTCGAGATCGCGATCCAGGCTGCGATCGGACAAAAGATCATCGCCCGCGAAACGGTGAAAGCCATGCGGAAGGACGTTCTCGCGAAGTGCTACGGTGGTGACATCTCCCGGAAGCGCAAACTCCTTGAAAAACAGAAAAAAGGTAAGAAAAGAATGCGCCAGGTGGGCAGCGTAGAGATTCCGCAGGAAGCATTTATGGCTGTTTTGAAGATCAATTAA